A genomic region of Magnolia sinica isolate HGM2019 chromosome 6, MsV1, whole genome shotgun sequence contains the following coding sequences:
- the LOC131250005 gene encoding DNA-directed RNA polymerase V subunit 1-like, giving the protein MFMTFFLNKATAQQLAMCVSPVLLEPALLKAHRTGPLWTVLQIVHSALPAFFDCFGERHLISKSEMVRIDFNRDLLQSSFTEIVTSVLDKKGTEEAVKFFNMLQPLLMEILFLEGYSVGLNDFDIPKAITEDIKKKIQDISPLLLHLRSNYNELVELQVESYLKTLLL; this is encoded by the exons ATGTTTATGACTTTTTTCTTGAACAAAGCGACTGCGCAACAATTGGCTATGTGTGTTTCACCAGTTTTACTAGAACCTGCTTTGCTTAAGGCTCACCGTACAGGTCCTCTGTGGACTGTTTTGCAAATAGTACATAGTGCTTTACCTGCATTTTTTGATTGCTTTGGGGAGAGGCATTTGATCAGTAAAAgtgaaatggtgaggattgatttCAATAGAGATTTACTGCAGTCATCATTCACAGAGATTGTTACTTCTGTTCTTGACAAGAAGGGAACAGAAGAGGCTGTTAAGTTCTTTAATATGTTGCAGCCATTGCTGATGGAGATTCTCTTTTTAGAAGGATATAGTGTTGGCTTGAATGATTTTGACATTCCCAAGGCTATTACTGAAGATATAAAGAAGAAGATTCAGGACATATCACCTTTGCTACTTCACTTGAGATCAAATTACAATGAACTTGTAGAGTTGCAAGTGGAAAGCTACCTGAAAACT CTGCTACTGTAG